In a single window of the Raphanus sativus cultivar WK10039 chromosome 9, ASM80110v3, whole genome shotgun sequence genome:
- the LOC108826795 gene encoding VAMP-like protein YKT61: protein MKITALLVLKAAPETSDPVILANASDVSHFGYFQRSSVKEFVVFVGRTVASRTPPSQRQSVQHEEYKVHAYNRNGLCAVGFMDDHYPVRSAFSLLNQVIDEYQKSFGETWRSAKEDSSQPWPYLAEALTKFQDPAEADKLLKIQRELDETKIILHKTIDSVLARGEKLDSLVEKSSDLSMASQMFYKQAKKTNSCCTIL from the exons ATGAAGATCACCGCCTTGCTCGTTCTCAAGGCCGCCCCCGAAACATCGGATCCAGTCATCCTCGCAAACGCCTCGGACGTCTCTCACTTTGGCTATTTCCAGCGATCCAGCGTCAAGGAGTTCGTCGTCTTCGTCGGCCGAACCGTCGCTAGCCGAACACCTCCTTCCCAGCGCCAGTCCGTCCAGCACGAAG AGTACAAGGTTCATGCTTACAATAGGAATGGGCTTTGTGCGGTGGGATTCATGGACGATCATTACCCTGTTCGAAGTGCCTTTTCTCTTCTCAATCAg GTGATAGATGAGTACCAGAAGAGTTTTGGTGAGACATGGAGGTCTGCTAAAGAAGACTCCTCTCAGCCCTGGCCTTACTTAGCCGAAGCTCTTACCAAGtttcag GACCCAGCAGAGGCTGATAAGCTGTTGAAAATCCAGAGGGAGTTGGATGAGACCAAGATTATCCTT CATAAGACCATTGATAGCGTTCTAGCCCGTGGTGAGAAGCTGGACAGCCTAGTCGAGAAAAGCTCTGATTTGAGCATGGCATCCCAG ATGTTCTACAAGCAAGCAAAGAAAACGAATTCATGCTGCACTATCCTGTGA
- the LOC108826799 gene encoding glycerophosphodiester phosphodiesterase GDPDL7 → MLRFLILFSLFIHSCVAAPKAPAAAATLPAKKWLTLNGQEPAVVAKGGFSGLFPESSALANDLAVSTSSPGVTIFCNLQMTKDGVGICLSDIRLDNATTISTLLPKGQKTYKVNGEDLKGWFALDYSADTIFTNVSLVQNIYSRPSIFDGQMPISAVEDVLGTKPPKFWLSVQNDAFYMEHKLSAAEYLRSLGFRGFTFISSPEIGFLKSIGKDAVMSKTKLIFEFKDPEAIEPTTSKKYSEILQNLAAIKAFASGILVPKGYIWPIDSTKYIKPASTLVADAHKAGLEVYASGFANDMPASFNYSYDPSAEYLQFVDNGQFSVDGVITDFPPTASQAISCFSHQKGNLPRPGHALVITHNGASGDYPGCTDLAYQKAVDDGADVIDCSVQMSKDGIAFCHDSADLTQSTTAMTTFMSRATSVPEIQPTNGIFSFDLTWAEIQSLKPQIQSPFLTKVGLARNPANKNAGKFITLDDFLKFSKEKAVTGVLVNIQNAAYLASKKGLGIVDAVKSALTKSTLDKQSTQKVLIQSDDSSVLGAFEAVPPYTRVLSIGKEIGDAPKPSVDEIKKHADAVNLLRSSLVTISDSFAAGKTNVVEEMHKGNISVYVSVLRNEYISIAFDYFSDPTVEFATFIAGNGVDGVITEFPATASRYLRSPCSDLNKDQPYAILPAEAGSLISVAEKEAQPPASAPNPPLDTKDIIDPPLPPVANMASHNATGATPNAPGHSGSIATPANLCLSLLAILAMGLLFATE, encoded by the exons ATGCTGAGGTTTTTAATTCTTTTCTCCCTTTTCATACACTCTTGTGTTGCGGCTCCCAAGGCTCCTGCTGCTGCCGCGACTCTTCCTGCCAAGAAATGGCTCACCCTTAACG GTCAAGAACCTGCGGTTGTGGCCAAAGGTGGCTTCTCGGGTCTTTTCCCGGAGTCGAGTGCCCTCGCAAATGACTTGGCTGTTAGCACCAGCTCGCCTGGCGTCACAATATTTTGCAACCTTCAGATGACAAAGGACGGTGTTGGCATTTGCTTGTCTGATATCAGGCTTGACAATGCAACCACCATCTCCACGCTCTTGCCCAAAGGCCAGAAGACCTATAAGGTCAATGGTGAGGACCTTAAAGGATGGTTTGCCCTTGACTACTCTGctgacaccatcttcaccaatgtCTCTT TGGTCCAGAACATCTACTCTCGGCCTAGCATTTTCGACGGCCAGATGCCTATTTCCGCAGTGGAGGACGTCCTAGGAACCAAGCCTCCCAAGTTCTGGTTGAGCGTTCAG AACGACGCATTCTACATGGAACACAAGCTGAGCGCAGCCGAGTACCTGAGAAGCCTAGGATTCCGTGGCTTTACTTTCATCTCATCTCCGGAGATCGGTTTCTTGAAGAGCATCGGTAAAGATGCAGTCATGTCCAAGACAAAACTCATATTCGAGTTCAAAGACCCCGAAGCAATTGAACCCACCACCAGCAAAAAGTACAGCGAGATTCTGCAGAACCTTGCAGCCATCAAAGCATTTGCTTCAGGCATTCTTGTCCCGAAAGGCTACATTTGGCCCATTGACTCGACTAAGTACATTAAGCCCGCCTCCACCCTTGTGGCTGATGCCCACAAGGCCGGTTTAGAGGTTTATGCCTCTGGGTTTGCTAATGATATGCCCGCTAGCTTTAACTACAGCTATGATCCTTCTGCTGAGTATCTCCAGTTTGTTGACAATGGCCAGTTCTCTGTTGATGGCGTCATCACCGATTTCCCGCCAACAGCATCACAAGCCATCT CTTGCTTTTCTCACCAAAAGGGAAATCTCCCCAGACCAGGCCATGCGTTGGTCATAACTCACAATGGAGCAAGTGGAGACTATCCAGGCTGCACCGACCTAGCCTATCAAAAAGCGGTGGACGATGGAGCAGATGTGATCGACTGTTCTGTTCAGATGTCCAAAGATGGGATAGCTTTCTGCCATGATTCCGCAGACCTCACACAAAGCACCACCGCCATGACCACGTTCATGAGCCGAGCCACCAGCGTTCCTGAAATCCAGCCTACCAACGGCATTTTCTCTTTTGATCTCACTTGGGCTGAGATCCAGTCTCTTAAGC CTCAAATCCAGAGTCCCTTCTTAACTAAGGTGGGACTCGCGAGAAACCCAGCAAACAAGAATGCCGGGAAGTTCATAACTCTTGATGACTTCCTTAAGTTCAGCAAAGAAAAGGCAGTCACTGGAGTTCTTGTCAACATCCAG AATGCTGCTTATTTAGCATCGAAGAAAGGCTTAGGAATCGTAGACGCAGTCAAGTCCGCTCTGACCAAATCCACACTCGACAAACAATCAACCCAAAAGGTATTGATTCAGTCAGATGACAGTTCAGTTCTGGGCGCTTTTGAGGCAGTTCCTCCCTACACTAGAGTCTTGAGCATCGGCAAGGAAATAGGAGATGCTCCCAAGCCCTCCGTTGACGAAATCAAGAAGCATGCAGATGCTGTCAATCTCTTGAGAAGTTCTCTCGTCACCATCTCCGACAGCTTTGCCGCAGGGAAGACCAACGTCGTGGAGGAAATGCACAAGGGGAATATCTCTGTCTACGTCTCGGTGCTAAGGAACGAGTATATATCCATAGCGTTCGACTACTTCTCTGATCCGACGGTAGAGTTTGCCACTTTCATTGCAGGGAATGGCGTTGATGGAGTCATCACGGAGTTCCCTGCCACCGCCAGCAGATACTTAA GGAGTCCATGCTCAGATTTGAACAAAGACCAGCCTTATGCCATATTACCTGCAGAGGCTGGCTCTCTAATCTCCGTGGCAGAAAAGGAAGCACAGCCACCAGCTAGTGCCCCAAACCCGCCTCTCGACACCAAAGACATTATTGATCCTCCTCTGCCTCCCGTTGCAAACATGGCCTCCCACAATGCAACTGGAGCTACGCCAAACGCCCCTGGTCATTCTGGTTCTATCGCCACCCCTGCTAATCTGTGCCTTTCCTTGCTGGCAATACTGGCTATGGGACTCCTCTTTGCCACTGAATAA
- the LOC108826794 gene encoding FIP1[V]-like protein: MDEDDEFGDLYSDVFQPPPVLPPPPPPPLRSIDLNLRSQDQDEAEPNPPPVSRVSDTTTTAATKLPPALSHDANRGGEDKDMTFDIEEPDADDSAPAIPGLAIDRVVTTAIEQAGDDGGYGGGDDWDSDSEDDLQIVLNDNNVMMGGGGDNRRSRMGDNEDDDDDDDEEPLVIVTDTDQNQPMEDHHHHQLWGEDGLQQQGGGEGDGKDGGEAVKGSGPGGALVGPPKAGYSSHGYHPFHSQFKYVRPGAAPMPASAAGTSSGQVRPPANLGGPMAGRGRGDWRPMGMRNTSVAQKGYHQAWGSNTAGRGLDFTLPSHKTIFEVDIETFEDKPWRYQGVDITDYFNFGLNEESWIDYCKQLDQRRIETTMQSRIRVYESGRTDQGYDPDLPPELAAATGAQGVPVGSSDLVKVETAQGDSAKAPAHVRPALPPGRPIPVETGSGERQPSVDTRAPRMRDLDAIIEIVCQDSHEDAPSDENDTEQAVCSLPGENVPVETGYVNSRRPDRESAERSPTQDEPRKRLLKKKDDEISRSTGSGQSFRSSSPVGDRGTMSPSIDREDMEGVAGKDAEVEEERKTSSAVQEDDGGESKTERSSGNSKARSGSHRDHQQLKDSAEQEVIQNKHSTRPASSKKHHDSIAPHQSRKNQDRGKEMERTRAASKGGREYSNPHTDVDYSIARGDDYDRRKERDVDGGFWRRKEDDPFSRRGVDEGFRKRDREEDLGSKQRGKMRETDIRNKDDHVPSRKHLDDGGLRNSYELDDHMGKRRKDEEYLRRNRSEKNEISYGQRESSTSRLKRERGDRLDHQKRDVQHKSRDDFDDHSSLRHIDDFYMQRDGNDRLREREGMDKLKLTQEDGLSARGRERQVPTRGHRGSEDRSYMMKDDYKASDKEHLTKDTTKHSKQTKRREYHGEESSHHRGHGDFSARTDETVNNEKIPRQERTSAKSDNVINSLDGQQLQDRKHRDPRRKNKEQREGADSVRSKQGEENGSSEVTGSKGKNEARNHRNEIPQQLNVTKRHKEDASSGDELQDSKRGRTKLERWASHKERDDAVTVKAPSTSSKLQEKEKGTNGRVSEPVHGSIDKNRNVTEEKSGHDLAETKDRSEKGPPGGDRHLDTVEKLKKRSERFKLPMPTEKDTTGVKKMESETPPSAKIEGPVDSEVKAERPARKRRWTSS, encoded by the exons ATGGACGAAGACGATGAGTTCGGCGATCTCTACTCCGACGTGTTCCAACCTCCCCCCGTTCTtcctcctccgcctcctcctcctctccgtTCAATCGACCTCAACCTCCGATCCCAAGATCAAGACGAGGCCGAACCTAATCCACCTCCCGTTTCTAGGGTTTCcgacaccaccaccaccgccgccaCCAAATTACCACCCGCTCTCTCTCACGACGCGAATCGCGGCGGCGAAGATAAGGACATGACCTTTGATATCGAAGAGCCAGACGCCGATGATTCCGCCCCTGCGATTCCTGGATTGGCTATAGATCGAGTCGTTACAACAGCAATTGAGCAAGCTGGCGATGATGGAGGATACGGAGGAGGAGACGATTGGGATAGCGACAGTGAAGACGATCTACAGATAGTGTTGAATGACAACAACGTCATGATGGGAGGAGGAGGTGACAACAGAAGATCAAGGATGGGAGACAACGAAGATGAcgacgacgatgatgatgaggagCCGCTTGTTATAGTAACCGACACGGATCAGAACCAACCTATggaggatcatcatcatcaccagcTCTGGGGAGAAGATGGTCTGCAGCAgcaaggaggaggagaaggagatggGAAAGATGGAGGAGAAGCTGTCAAGGGGAGTGGGCCTGGAGGTGCTCTTGTTGGGCCGCCTAAAGCTGGGTATAGCAGTCATGGGTATCATCCCTTTCATTCTCAGTTTAAG TATGTAAGACCGGGGGCAGCTCCCATGCCTGCATCTGCTGCTGGGACCTCCTCAGGTCAAGTTCGTCCACCCGCCAACCTTGGTGGCCCTATGGCTGGCCGTGGCAGAGGAGATTGGCGTCCAATGGGAATGAGGAATACTTCTGTTGCACAGAAAGGCTACCACCAGGCTTGGGGTAGTAATACAGCTGGGAGGGGACTGGACTTCACTCTTCCTTCTCACAA GACGATATTTGAGGTCGACATAGAGACTTTTGAGGATAAACCCTGGAGATATCAAGGAGTTGATATCACAGACTACTTCAATTTTGGACTGAATGAGGAGAGCTGGATAGACTATTGCAAACAGCTG GATCAACGCCGTATAGAGACTACGATGCAAAGCAGAATACGTGTTTATGAAAGTGGTCGAACAGATCAG GGTTATGATCCAGATCTGCCCCCAGAATTAGCTGCAGCAACAGGGGCGCAGGGCGTTCCTGTTGGTTCTTCAGATTTAGTGAAGGTAGAAACTGCTCAAGGTGATTCAGCTAAAGCCCCAGCTCATGTTCGACCTGCATTG CCCCCTGGAAGACCGATACCTGTGGAGACTGGTTCTGGTGAGCGTCAGCCATCTGTTGATACACGTGCTCCTCGAATGCGTGATCTAGATGCTATCATTGAG ATTGTATGTCAGGATTCACACGAGGATGCACCTTCGGATGAAAATGACACAGAACAAGCTGTTTGTAGCCTTCCTGGAGAAAATGTTCCAGTTGAGACTGGGTACGTTAACAGCAGAAGACCAGATAGGGAATCTGCTGAACGAAGTCCCacccaggatgaaccacgtAAGAGGCTTCTCAAAAAGAAAGACGATGAAATCTCTAGAAGCACTGGTAGTGGCCAGAGTTTTCGTTCGTCGTCTCCTGTTGGAGACAGAGGCACAATGTCACCAAGTATTGATCGTGAAGATATGGAAGGTGTAGCTGGCAAAGATGCTGAGGTGGAAGAGGAGCGTAAAACGAGTTCTGCAGTTCAAGAAGATGATGGAGGGGAATCAAAGACAGAGAGAAGTAGTGGAAACAGCAAAGCAAGATCTGGAAGTCACAGAGATCATCAGCAATTGAAGGATAGTGCAGAACAGGAAGTTATTCAAAATAAGCATTCTACTCGACCAGCTAGCAGTAAGAAACATCACGATAGCATTGCACCGCATCAGAGTAGAAAGAATCAAGACAGAGGGAAAGAAATGGAAAGAACTCGAGCGGCTAGCAAAGGTGGTAGGGAGTACTCAAATCCTCATACGGACGTTGATTACTCAATTGCAAGGGGTGACGATTATGATAGAAGGAAAGAGCGAGATGTTGATGGGGGGTTCTGGCGCAGGAAAGAGGATGACCCATTCAGTAGAAGAGGTGTGGATGAAGGGTTTAGAAAAAGGGATCGTGAAGAGGATCTGGGCTCTAAGCAGAGGGGTAAAATGAGAGAGACTGACATACGCAACAAAGATGATCATGTCCCATCGAGAAAGCATTTGGATGATGGTGGTTTAAGAAATAGTTATGAACTGGATGATCACATGGGCAAGAGGAGGAAGGATGAAGAATACTTGAGAAGAAACCGCTCTGAAAAGAATGAAATCTCATATGGTCAAAGAGAATCATCAACCAGCCGCTTGAAACGAGAACGGGGTGATAGGTTGGACCATCAAAAGAGAGATGTCCAACATAAAAGCAGAGATGATTTTGATGACCACAGTTCTCTCAGGCACATAGATGATTTCTATATGCAGAGAGATGGAAATGACAGGTTGAGAGAGCGCGAGGGTATGGATAAATTGAAATTAACTCAGGAGGATGGCTTATCAGCACGAGGAAGAGAGAGGCAGGTACCTACAAGGGGTCATAGAGGCTCAGAAGACCGATCATATATGATGAAGGATGATTATAAAGCTTCAGACAAAGAGCATCTCACAAAAGATACAACAAAGCATAGTAAACAGACGAAGAGAAGGGAATATCATGGTGAAGAAAGTTCTCATCACAGAGGACACGGAGACTTCTCTGCACGCACAGATGAGACTGTTAACAATGAGAAAATACCAAGGCAGGAGAGGACAAGTGCTAAAAGTGACAATGTTATTAATTCTTTGGACGGCCAGCAATTGCAAGACAGGAAACATAGAGATCCCAGACGAAAGAATAAAGAACAACGAGAGGGTGCAGATTCAGTGAGGAGCAAGCAAGGAGAAGAAAATGGCAGTTCCGAAGTTACG GGCTCAAAAGGTAAAAATGAAGCAAGAAATCACAGGAATGAGATCCCACAGCAGCTTAACGTCACCAAAAGACACAAGGAGGATGCTTCATCTGGTGATGAGCTACAAGATTCAAAGAGAGGACGTACGAAATTGGAGCGTTGGGCAAGCCACAAAGAGCGAGATGATGCTGTCACTGTCAAGGCACCATCCACTTCTTCAAAACTTCAAGAGAAGGAAAAAGGCACTAATGGCAGAGTTAGCGAACCTGTCCATGGCTCTATTGACAAGAATCGGAATGTAACTGAAGAGAAAAGTGGCCATGACCTTGCAGAGACCAAAGATAGAAGCGAGAAGGGACCTCCCGGAGGAGATCGGCACTTGGACACGGTTGAGAAACTCAAGAAACGTAGTGAACGGTTCAAACTTCCAATGCCCACGGAGAAAGATACCACAGGAGTAAAGAAAATGGAGTCTGAGACGCCGCCCTCTGCAAAAATTGAAGGTCCTGTGGATTCAGAGGTGAAAGCAGAGAGGCCAGCAAGGAAAAGAAGGTGGACAAGTAGCTGA
- the LOC130500330 gene encoding LOW QUALITY PROTEIN: uncharacterized protein LOC130500330 (The sequence of the model RefSeq protein was modified relative to this genomic sequence to represent the inferred CDS: inserted 2 bases in 2 codons; substituted 1 base at 1 genomic stop codon), which yields MEEQCRVHHVSLSLFVLMFIYVVSLNQGNRRETRLLGILSFVHSTVXKVXFGKVADSLEEGTEHKDEYMISENELXKDMGTFNCGAFVAVIVKGVLDYAGFPAVLKAHFVPIEGQQRPRTTILIKFADEIIPYHSSLYFIFFSS from the exons ATGGAAGAGCAATGCCGAGTTCAtcacgtctctctctctctctttgttctGATGTTTATATATGTCGTCTCACTGAATCAGGGGAACCGGAGAGAGACACGTTTACTTGGAATTTTATCTTTCGTCCACAGCACTGTGTGAAAGG TGTTTGGAAAG GTTGCTGATTCACTTGAGGAAGGAACAGAACATAAAGATGAGTACATGATCAGTGAAAACGAGC CAAAAGATATGGGAACATTCAACTGCGGTGCGTTTGTTGCTGTCATAGTGAAG GGAGTTCTGGATTACGCAGGTTTTCCTGCTGTGCTGAAGGCTCATTTTGTACCCATTGAAGGACAACAACGCCCTCGTACTACTATCTTGATCAAGTTTGCAGACGAGATTATTCCCTACCATTCATCCCtctatttcattttcttttcctcatgA
- the LOC108828707 gene encoding uncharacterized protein LOC108828707 gives MHSRRQIFVKSPYNQQSVALQLDPSQSVLTLSNLTSLLEPSLSDFSLSLDGKPLNASTRIQASNLPPVSMLTLHPRLLGGGGDGGATGAESRDCYLKMYAEKKPDKVDPNEQRLSKWLNCALSNEPLAEPCVVDLLGNLFNKEALVNALLSKKLPKQFSYIKGLKDMVNIKLTSVAGLSGDIDTTSARFQCPVSGLEFNGKYKFFALRGCGHVMSAKALKEVKSSSCLVCHADVKESDRIVINGTEEEVSLLREKMEEEKAKVREKKGGSKKSKKNGVAAVLADASVKVAKRQMDDGNVNANGVTGKKFKAGDAVPVNATKEVYASLFTSSKKKSDFRETYSCRSLPLGRN, from the coding sequence ATGCACAGCCGTCGCCAGATCTTCGTTAAATCTCCTTACAATCAACAATCCGTCGCTCTGCAATTAGATCCTTCGCAATCCGTACTAACTCTTTCGAATCTCACTTCCTTGCTCGAACCATCGCTATCTGATTTCTCCCTCTCTCTCGATGGGAAGCCTCTGAACGCCTCCACGCGGATCCAAGCATCCAACCTCCCTCCCGTATCCATGCTCACTCTCCACCCTCGCCTCCTCGGAGGCGGAGGAGACGGCGGAGCCACGGGAGCCGAGTCTCGCGATTGCTACCTCAAGATGTACGCGGAGAAGAAGCCCGACAAGGTCGATCCCAACGAGCAGAGGCTATCGAAATGGCTGAACTGCGCTTTGTCGAACGAGCCTCTCGCTGAGCCTTGCGTGGTTGATCTCCTCGGGAACTTGTTTAACAAGGAAGCTCTTGTGAACGCGTTGCTGTCTAAGAAGTTGCCTAAGCAGTTCTCTTACATTAAGGGACTGAAGGATATGGTGAATATCAAGCTTACGAGTGTGGCTGGTTTGTCTGGAGATATAGATACGACCAGTGCTCGGTTTCAGTGTCCGGTCTCGGGGCTGGAGTTTAATGGGAAGTATAAGTTTTTCGCGTTGAGGGGATGTGGGCATGTTATGAGCGCGAAGGCGTTGAAGGAGGTGAAGTCTTCGTCGTGCTTGGTGTGTCACGCGGATGTTAAGGAGTCTGATAGGATTGTGATAAACGGTACGGAGGAGGAGGTGAGTTTGTTGAGggagaagatggaggaggagaaggCGAAGGTTAGAGAGAAGAAAGGTGGGTCgaagaagagcaagaagaaCGGTGTTGCTGCGGTGTTGGCTGATGCGAGTGTGAAGGTGGCGAAGAGACAGATGGATGATGGGAATGTTAATGCTAATGGGGTGACAGGGAAGAAGTTCAAGGCAGGGGATGCAGTGCCGGTTAATGCGACAAAGGAAGTGTATGCTTCTCTATTCACTTCCTCCAAGAAGAAGTCTGACTTCAGGGAGACTTACTCTTGCAGGTCACTACCTCTGGGAAGGAATTGA
- the LOC108824612 gene encoding transcription factor LRL3-like yields the protein MQESGGPSQDGLQVQGTVSTTSAPVARQKPRVRARRGQATDPHSIAERLRRERIAERMKSLQELVPNTNKTDKASMLDEIIEYVRFLQLQVKVLSVSRLGGARAAGGPGFNGLTSEVSFPFLAKVAYHICNIPIPGLFLF from the exons ATGCAGGAGTCAGGTGGCCCAAGCCAAGATGGGTTGCAGGTACAAGGAACAGTCTCCACCACGAGCGCACCTGTGGCCCGTCAGAAGCCAAGGGTCCGAGCTAGGAGAGGCCAAGCCACAGATCCTCACAGCATTGCTGAGCGG TTGAGAAGGGAACGTATTGCAGAGAGAATGAAGTCTCTTCAAGAACTTGTTCCCAACACCAACAAG ACAGATAAAGCGTCAATGCTGGACGAGATCATCGAGTACGTTAGGTTCCTTCAGCTTCAAGTCAAAGTACTAAGCGTGAGCAGATTAGGAGGTGCGAGGGCAGCTGGTGGTCCAGGCTTCAATGGTCTCACCTCCGAGGTCAGTTTCCCTTTTTTAGCTAAAGTGGCATATCATATCtgtaacatccctatcccggGCCTATTTTTGTTTTAA
- the LOC108824613 gene encoding transcription factor LRL3-like, giving the protein MDSGGSEFQRKRCVRRLLGPVTDTAGCLKGYTRVHNSLSLTPVEGRLNALSGPSNGVNGNRNGTGSSNESLRSTEQRVAKLMEEDMGSAMQYLQGKGLCLMPISLATAISSSSTASSHSRGSLFNPSLNVVAAEETNVAVAAAEASTSMDDDVSASKT; this is encoded by the exons ATGGATTCGGGTGGATCAGAATTTCAAAGAAAGCGATGCGTCCGTCGACTCTTGGGACCAGTAACGGACACGGCGGGTTGCCTTAAAGGGTATACGCGTGTCCATAACTCCCTTTCGTTAACTCCG GTTGAAGGAAGGCTCAACGCACTCTCCGGACCTAGCAATGGCGTGAACGGGAATAGAAACGGAACAGGATCATCCAATGAGAGCCTAAGGTCAACAGAACAGAGAGTTGCAAAACTGATGGAAGAAGACATGGGATCTGCTATGCAGTACCTTCAAGGGAAAGGGCTTTGTTTAATGCCCATCTCTCTCGCAACTGcaatatcatcatcatctactgCATCTAGTCATTCTCGTGGATCTCTCTTCAACCCCAGCTTAAATGTCGTAGCTGCAGAAGAAACAAATGTAGCTGTAGCAGCAGCTGAAGCCTCAACTAGTATGGATGATGATGTATCTGCCTCCAAGACATGA
- the LOC108838491 gene encoding RNA polymerase II C-terminal domain phosphatase-like 4, producing the protein MSVASDSSPVHSSSSDDLAAFLETELDSDSDSDSSSESFPIEAAEVAVVDVSSNHRLKRQKLEHPEDETENVASVTFSEEISEASSSKSPCEHPGTFGNMCFVCGQKVEVTGVSFGYIHKGFKLQQDEVTRLRDIDMKALQSQRKLCLVLDLDHTLLNTTVLRDLRPEEEYLKSHTHSLQDVSGGDIFMLEFMHMMTKLRPFVHSFLKEASKMFVLYIYTMGDRPYARQMAKLLDPKGEYFGERIISRDDGTVKHQKSLDVVLGQEKAVLILDDTENAWPGHRDNLIVIERYHFFASSCKQFDHRFQSLSQLKSDESEPEGVLSAVLKVLKQTHSLFFQDGGEDLSSRDVRSLLKQVRKEILEGCKVVFSRVFPTKTQAEDHPLWRVAEGLGATCATEVDASVTHVVAMDVGTEKVRWAIREKKFVVHRGWIDAANYLWKKQPEEKFGLEQLKKQGADDLTVEK; encoded by the exons ATGAGCGTGGCGAGTGATTCTTCTCCAGTGCATTCTTCTAGTAGCGACGATCTTGCTGCCTTCCTTGAAACAGAGTTGGACTCTGACTCTGACTCAGATTCATCCTCTGAGTCCTTCCCCATCGAAGCAGCCGAGGTTGCTGTTGTTGATGTTTCCTCCAATCATAG GTTAAAGAGACAAAAGTTGGAGCACCCAGAAGATGAGACTGAGAATGTAGCTTCCGTGACATTTTCAGAAGAAATCTCAG AAGCATCCTCAAGCAAGTCACCATGCGAGCACCCAGGTACCTTTGGAAACATGTGCTTTGTTTGTGGCCAAAAAGTGGAAGTAACCGGTGTTTCATTTGGATACATACACAAG GGTTTTAAGCTCCAGCAAGATGAAGTCACCCGGTTGCGTGATATTGATATGAAAGCCTTGCAAAGCCAACGGAAGTTATGTTTAGTTCTCGATTTAGACCACACTTTGCTTAATACAACCGTACTTAGGGACCTGAGACCAGAGGAGGAATACTTGAAAAGCCATACACATTCTCTTCAAG ATGTTTCTGGTGGCGATATCTTCATGCTTGAATTCATGCATATGATGACCAAGCTAAGGCCGTTTGTTCATTCGTTTCTAAAAGAAGCCAGCAAGATGTTTGTACTGTATATATACACAATGGGAGATAGACCATATGCACGACAGATGGCCAAGCTGCTGGACCCGAAAGGAGAGTATTTTGGTGAACGGATCATTTCTCGAGATGATGGCACAGTGAAACATCAGAAAAGTTTAGATGTAGTGCTGGGACAAGAGAAAGCTGTTCTGATTCTTGACGATACAGAGAAC GCATGGCCAGGTCACAGGGATAATCTGATCGTGATAGAGAGGTATCACTTTTTTGCTTCAAGCTGCAAACAGTTCGACCATAGATTCCAGTCTCTCTCGCAGCTGAAGAGCGATGAGAGTGAACCGGAAGGGGTACTTTCCGCTGTTCTTAAAGTCCTTAAGCAAACGCACAGTCTCTTCTTTCAG GATGGAGGAGAAGACTTATCGAGCAGAGACGTCAGGTCATTACTGAAGCAAGTGCGTAAAGAAATCCTTGAAGGATGCAAAGTAGTGTTCAGCCGAGTGTTCCCGACCAAGACTCAGGCTGAGGATCACCCGCTGTGGAGGGTGGCTGAAGGATTGGGAGCTACCTGTGCAACGGAAGTGGACGCGTCTGTAACACACGTGGTGGCTATGGATGTGGGAACAGAGAAGGTGCGTTGGGCTATAAGAGAGAAGAAGTTCGTGGTGCATAGAGGGTGGATAGATGCAGCTAATTACCTGTGGAAGAAGCAGCCAGAAGAGAAGTTCGGGTTGGAGCAGCTGAAGAAGCAAGGAGCGGATGATTTAACAGTTGAGAAGTAG